Proteins from a genomic interval of Acidimicrobiales bacterium:
- the rplA gene encoding 50S ribosomal protein L1 has product MERGKKYTDAAKRYDRQQLHGPIEAVDLVKSLAPAKFDETVELAVRLGVDPRRADQIVRGTVALPAGTGKDVRVAVFAAGEAAADARASGADVVGADDLVQRVTEGFLDFDVAIATPDLMGMVGRLGRVLGPRGLMPNPKTGTVTTEVGRAVTEFKGGRVEYRTDRFGNVHVPIGKASFERSRLLANFRAVADELVRVKPAASKGRYVRSVTVSSTMGPGVKIDPARIRITDEELAATA; this is encoded by the coding sequence ATGGAACGGGGCAAGAAGTACACCGACGCCGCCAAGCGGTACGACCGCCAGCAGCTGCACGGCCCGATCGAGGCCGTCGACCTGGTCAAGAGCCTGGCCCCGGCCAAGTTCGACGAGACCGTCGAGCTGGCCGTGCGCCTCGGGGTCGACCCCCGGCGGGCCGACCAGATCGTCCGGGGAACCGTGGCCCTGCCGGCGGGGACCGGCAAGGACGTCCGCGTTGCCGTCTTCGCCGCCGGGGAGGCCGCCGCCGACGCCCGGGCGTCGGGCGCCGACGTGGTGGGTGCCGACGACCTGGTCCAGCGGGTCACCGAGGGCTTCCTGGATTTCGACGTGGCCATCGCCACGCCCGATCTCATGGGCATGGTCGGCCGGCTCGGGCGGGTCCTCGGCCCCCGGGGCCTGATGCCGAACCCCAAGACCGGGACCGTCACCACCGAGGTGGGACGGGCCGTGACCGAGTTCAAGGGAGGCCGGGTCGAGTACCGGACCGACCGCTTCGGGAACGTCCACGTGCCGATCGGCAAGGCGTCCTTCGAGCGCTCCCGGCTGCTCGCCAACTTCCGGGCCGTCGCCGACGAGCTGGTCCGGGTCAAGCCGGCGGCGTCGAAGGGGCGCTACGTCAGGTCGGTGACGGTCAGCTCGACCATGGGCCCGGGCGTGAAGATCGACCCGGCCCGCATCAGGATCACCGACGAGGAGCTGGCCGCCACGGCCTGA